One region of Thermoleophilia bacterium genomic DNA includes:
- a CDS encoding MBL fold metallo-hydrolase, whose protein sequence is MEIRHAGVATSPLTAKVLFSDEKGFEVASVIIMGERDAILIDAQWTLSNAYRVIAEILETGKNLHTIYLTHAHPDHYFGAGTIAAAFPKARVVAVPSEANIINKQFFGKIEHWESIIGSHNVCRQTVPVEPLEQDYLELEGERIEIIPRVMGDMKYNTMVWIPCMKTLYASDVLFNQAHPFTCELTAEERKQWIEEIDKIEKMGAEIIIPGHQKPGMPFDRSSLDFTREYLIATEEELARHDTVAGFYYAMAERFPEANLVHLSNEMNANVFKGGRDWNWREDL, encoded by the coding sequence ATGGAGATTAGACACGCCGGAGTCGCCACCAGCCCCCTCACAGCCAAGGTGCTATTCAGCGATGAGAAGGGCTTTGAAGTTGCCTCGGTTATCATAATGGGCGAGAGGGACGCCATCCTAATCGACGCCCAGTGGACTCTTTCCAACGCTTACAGAGTTATTGCGGAGATTCTCGAGACAGGCAAGAACCTGCATACAATCTATCTCACCCACGCCCACCCAGACCACTACTTTGGCGCAGGCACCATAGCCGCAGCTTTCCCCAAAGCTAGAGTTGTTGCTGTTCCGTCGGAGGCAAACATCATAAACAAGCAGTTCTTCGGCAAGATCGAGCACTGGGAAAGCATCATCGGTTCCCACAACGTGTGTCGGCAGACCGTCCCGGTGGAGCCGCTTGAGCAAGACTACCTAGAGCTTGAAGGCGAACGGATCGAGATCATCCCGCGCGTTATGGGCGACATGAAGTACAACACCATGGTGTGGATTCCCTGCATGAAGACGCTCTATGCGAGCGACGTGCTTTTCAACCAGGCGCACCCGTTCACCTGCGAGCTTACCGCCGAAGAGCGCAAGCAGTGGATAGAGGAAATCGACAAGATAGAAAAGATGGGTGCCGAGATAATCATTCCGGGGCACCAGAAGCCTGGCATGCCTTTTGATCGTAGCTCCCTCGACTTCACACGCGAGTACTTAATCGCAACCGAAGAAGAGCTTGCCAGACACGACACTGTGGCAGGGTTCTACTACGCTATGGCTGAGCGTTTCCCCGAAGCCAACCTTGTGCACCTCAGCAATGAGATGAACGCCAATGTTTTCAAAGGAGGCCGGGACTGGAACTGGCGAGAAGACCTCTAA
- a CDS encoding ExsB family transcriptional regulator, with translation MIKEIPASELDPQRFIDEKVREIRELVGDGHAINALSGGVDSSTVTMLGHRALGDRLRTVFINNGLMRAGEPEQVVGLFRDLGIPVELVDAREEFFNALRGVTDPEAKREAITQTFYRDVFGRIVRESGARFLLQGTILTDVEETAAGIKRQHNVFEQLGIDPEAAFGYKIIEPLVQLRKDGVRKVGEALGLPPEVFERIPFPGPALAARVIGEVTPERIETVRQATEIVERMLSGYGAFQYLAILHEDRVTGMRNGKREFGQQIEVRCWDSVDARTATPTRLPFDVLERLAREIVQEVPGVVSVTYNIAPKPPSTIEAV, from the coding sequence ATGATCAAGGAAATTCCGGCGTCGGAGCTCGATCCACAGCGTTTTATCGACGAAAAGGTTAGAGAAATAAGGGAGCTGGTTGGCGACGGACATGCCATCAACGCCCTGTCTGGAGGGGTTGACTCCTCAACCGTGACCATGCTAGGTCATCGAGCCTTGGGAGACCGGCTGCGCACAGTCTTCATTAACAACGGACTCATGCGGGCCGGGGAGCCCGAGCAAGTGGTTGGCCTGTTCCGAGATCTTGGCATACCTGTAGAGCTCGTCGATGCCCGAGAGGAGTTTTTCAATGCCCTGCGCGGCGTTACGGATCCCGAGGCCAAGCGCGAGGCCATCACGCAAACGTTCTACCGGGACGTATTTGGACGCATCGTGCGCGAAAGCGGAGCGAGGTTCCTCCTGCAGGGCACAATTCTAACCGACGTGGAAGAAACGGCGGCTGGTATAAAACGCCAACACAACGTTTTTGAGCAGCTTGGCATAGACCCTGAAGCCGCTTTTGGATACAAAATCATTGAGCCCCTGGTCCAACTGCGCAAGGACGGGGTGCGCAAGGTCGGGGAAGCTCTTGGGTTACCACCCGAAGTTTTCGAACGCATTCCCTTCCCAGGTCCCGCTCTAGCTGCCCGAGTTATTGGCGAGGTCACACCCGAGCGAATAGAGACCGTTCGCCAAGCCACCGAGATTGTAGAGCGCATGCTCTCCGGGTACGGAGCATTCCAGTACCTGGCTATTCTGCACGAGGATCGGGTCACGGGCATGCGCAACGGCAAACGGGAGTTTGGTCAGCAAATCGAAGTGAGGTGTTGGGACAGTGTAGATGCCCGCACGGCCACTCCCACCCGCCTGCCATTTGATGTTCTTGAGCGCCTGGCTCGAGAGATCGTGCAGGAAGTGCCTGGAGTGGTCAGCGTGACGTACAACATTGCTCCCAAGCCGCCTTCCACTATTGAAGCGGTCTAA
- a CDS encoding carboxypeptidase regulatory-like domain-containing protein has product MTRYGMVIDVAHCIGCYNCFIACKDEHCGNDHSPYAAAQPLTGQTWMNVIETQRGQYPKVKVDYTAIPCMHCDDAPCVAASRDGAVYKRDDGIVIIDPVKAKGQKELVNRCPYRVIFWNEESQLPQKCTFCAHLLDAGWKEPRCVEACPTGALVFGDLDDPNSAISKLLASSQTEVLHPEFGLKEKVRYIGLPKSFIAGCVVLGDTDECAKGATVTLEELDVDGNPTGAKQTKVTDGFGDFEFDGLPANTKYKLTVSMAGYKDQVLEARTFTSVNLGDIVLSK; this is encoded by the coding sequence ATGACCAGGTACGGAATGGTGATCGACGTCGCCCACTGTATTGGGTGCTACAACTGCTTCATTGCCTGCAAGGACGAGCATTGCGGCAATGATCACAGCCCGTATGCGGCGGCCCAGCCTCTGACCGGGCAGACTTGGATGAACGTCATTGAGACCCAGCGGGGCCAGTACCCCAAGGTCAAGGTTGACTATACGGCCATCCCTTGCATGCACTGCGATGACGCCCCCTGTGTGGCGGCTTCGCGAGATGGCGCCGTCTACAAGCGTGACGACGGCATAGTGATCATTGATCCCGTCAAGGCCAAGGGCCAAAAGGAACTCGTTAACCGTTGCCCGTACAGGGTGATCTTCTGGAACGAGGAGTCCCAGCTACCCCAGAAATGCACGTTCTGTGCCCACCTTCTGGATGCTGGGTGGAAGGAGCCTCGCTGCGTGGAGGCATGCCCCACCGGAGCTCTTGTCTTTGGCGACCTGGATGATCCAAACAGCGCCATCTCGAAACTGCTTGCCTCAAGCCAGACCGAGGTGCTTCATCCCGAATTTGGTCTAAAAGAGAAGGTCCGCTATATCGGGTTGCCCAAGAGCTTCATAGCCGGGTGCGTAGTCCTTGGCGACACCGATGAGTGCGCCAAGGGAGCGACGGTGACGCTTGAGGAGCTTGATGTGGACGGGAATCCGACTGGCGCCAAGCAAACCAAAGTCACCGACGGCTTCGGCGATTTTGAGTTCGACGGGCTGCCAGCCAATACCAAGTACAAGCTCACGGTTTCAATGGCTGGTTACAAGGACCAGGTGCTAGAGGCAAGGACTTTCACGTCTGTCAACCTGGGCGACATTGTGCTTAGCAAGTAG
- a CDS encoding molybdopterin-dependent oxidoreductase, whose product MSEQTFINCTAGGPIRVHVKDGKIVRVRPLVFDETDAPSWVIDVEGKKYTPPRKACVAPFTLTEKARVYSEDRILYPMKRVDFDPNGERNPQNRGKSGYVRISWDEALDLVANEMKRIRETYGPEAIMSRASSHHNWGNLGYRTGAWARFFNMLGFTDILDNPDSWEGWHWGATHAWGFYWRLGNPEHYDMLEETLRHTTLIIHWGNDADSTHGIYGGNESALWRYWFKEKGIRQIIIDPFYNYTGAAVGDKWIAYRPGTTGALALGIAYVWLTEGTYDKDYIANRTIGFDEFKKYVLGEEDGVPKDPRWAAEITGVEARTIVALAREWAANRTCLAGGTKGGEGGHCRQAYATEHDRMLVFLQAMQGLGKPGVSIWGTTNGPPYNYELDFPGYASGGFNLIAEKKAINPVKQRVYRLLVPEAILDGHIEWMGEGFCGGSLEQQFTKFVYPLPGHSEVKMFYRYGGAFIATMTETNRWVRMYQSPKLEFVVNQDCWWSTETRFADVILPACTNLERNDISEWASSGGYSLHASGSCNHRVIIYQQKCIEPLGESRSDWDIFCGLAERLGFLEDYTEGKTIEEWIEKMFYASDLPKYISFEEFKRKGYFVVPQIENYKPTPALRWFYEGRPCDTPDFANPKRGTEKAHELGTYSGKIEFVSQSLLAHTPDDTERAPMPKYIPSWEGHTSELAKKYPLQLISPHPRFSFHTHHDTHVPWLSEIPIHRMRKNGYDYWIVRIHPRDAEARGIKNGDIVKLFNDRAAVLCAAEVTERVRPGVVHSYEGSAKYDPLEPGKPGAIDRGGCVNLLTPARLLSKNAPGMAPNSCLIEITRWEA is encoded by the coding sequence ATGTCGGAGCAGACATTTATTAACTGCACTGCCGGCGGCCCAATCCGAGTCCATGTCAAGGATGGAAAGATAGTACGGGTGCGTCCGCTCGTCTTTGACGAGACGGACGCCCCGTCTTGGGTAATCGATGTTGAAGGCAAGAAGTACACGCCTCCACGTAAAGCCTGTGTTGCGCCTTTCACCTTGACGGAAAAAGCCCGCGTCTACTCTGAGGACCGGATCCTCTACCCCATGAAGCGGGTTGACTTCGATCCAAACGGTGAGCGCAATCCCCAAAACCGGGGCAAGTCCGGATATGTGAGGATCAGCTGGGACGAGGCGCTGGACCTAGTTGCGAATGAGATGAAGCGGATTCGGGAGACCTATGGTCCCGAAGCCATCATGTCCCGCGCTTCCTCGCATCACAACTGGGGTAACCTGGGCTATCGCACCGGGGCGTGGGCTCGCTTCTTCAACATGCTCGGCTTTACCGACATCCTGGACAACCCAGACAGCTGGGAAGGCTGGCACTGGGGAGCCACACACGCCTGGGGCTTCTACTGGCGCCTCGGCAACCCCGAGCATTACGACATGCTCGAGGAAACACTGAGGCATACCACGCTCATTATCCACTGGGGAAACGACGCCGACTCCACCCACGGCATCTACGGGGGTAATGAGTCCGCACTCTGGCGTTATTGGTTCAAAGAAAAGGGCATTCGGCAGATTATCATCGACCCGTTCTACAACTACACCGGCGCTGCGGTAGGAGATAAGTGGATCGCTTACCGGCCCGGCACCACGGGAGCGTTGGCTCTGGGCATCGCCTATGTCTGGCTTACCGAGGGCACTTACGACAAGGACTACATCGCCAATCGCACTATTGGCTTTGATGAGTTCAAGAAGTATGTGCTCGGCGAAGAAGACGGCGTACCTAAGGACCCCAGATGGGCAGCTGAGATCACCGGAGTCGAGGCCCGCACCATCGTTGCGTTGGCTCGCGAGTGGGCCGCCAACCGCACTTGCCTGGCAGGCGGCACCAAAGGCGGCGAGGGTGGTCACTGCCGTCAAGCCTACGCTACCGAGCACGACCGGATGCTGGTCTTCCTGCAAGCTATGCAAGGCTTGGGCAAGCCCGGAGTCAGCATATGGGGCACCACTAACGGGCCGCCGTACAACTACGAGCTTGACTTCCCGGGATACGCCAGCGGCGGGTTTAACCTCATCGCTGAGAAGAAGGCGATTAACCCGGTTAAGCAGCGCGTGTACCGCTTGCTTGTGCCGGAAGCAATCCTTGATGGGCACATCGAATGGATGGGCGAGGGCTTCTGCGGCGGATCGCTCGAACAGCAGTTCACCAAATTTGTGTACCCGCTGCCGGGACACTCTGAGGTGAAGATGTTCTATCGGTATGGGGGCGCATTCATCGCCACTATGACCGAGACCAACCGCTGGGTCCGGATGTATCAGAGCCCGAAGTTGGAGTTTGTGGTCAACCAGGACTGCTGGTGGTCCACGGAGACTCGCTTTGCTGACGTCATTCTGCCGGCGTGCACCAACTTGGAGCGCAACGACATTAGCGAGTGGGCAAGCTCGGGCGGATACTCCCTCCACGCTTCTGGTAGCTGCAACCACCGCGTCATTATTTACCAGCAGAAGTGCATCGAGCCGCTTGGTGAGTCACGTTCTGACTGGGACATCTTCTGCGGACTTGCTGAACGCCTTGGCTTCCTCGAGGATTACACCGAAGGCAAGACCATCGAGGAGTGGATCGAGAAGATGTTCTACGCCTCGGATCTGCCCAAGTACATATCCTTCGAGGAGTTCAAGCGCAAGGGCTACTTTGTGGTCCCGCAGATCGAGAACTACAAGCCCACTCCAGCCCTGCGGTGGTTCTACGAGGGCAGACCTTGCGACACGCCTGACTTTGCCAATCCCAAGCGCGGCACCGAGAAGGCGCACGAGCTTGGCACCTACAGCGGTAAGATCGAGTTCGTGTCGCAAAGCTTGCTGGCGCATACCCCGGATGACACTGAGCGGGCGCCAATGCCCAAGTACATCCCAAGCTGGGAGGGGCATACCTCTGAGCTAGCCAAGAAGTACCCGTTGCAGCTCATATCCCCGCATCCGCGGTTTAGCTTCCATACTCACCACGACACCCATGTGCCGTGGCTGTCAGAGATCCCCATCCACCGGATGCGCAAGAACGGCTACGACTACTGGATCGTGCGCATCCATCCGCGGGACGCTGAGGCCAGAGGCATCAAGAACGGTGACATCGTGAAGCTGTTTAACGACCGCGCTGCGGTGCTGTGCGCCGCCGAAGTTACCGAGAGAGTTCGGCCTGGCGTTGTTCACTCATATGAAGGATCGGCCAAGTACGACCCGCTGGAGCCCGGTAAGCCTGGCGCCATTGACAGAGGCGGATGCGTCAACCTGCTCACGCCGGCGAGACTGCTCTCTAAGAATGCACCGGGCATGGCACCCAACTCGTGCTTGATCGAGATAACCAGATGGGAGGCCTAA
- a CDS encoding acyl-CoA/acyl-ACP dehydrogenase, producing the protein MVDFYLTEEQQMIRDMVRDFAENEVKPVAMEYDRRPNPIDCVPWDLIKKASQLGLRTLAIPEKWGGGGADYLTLCIVLEELGVADQGFATIIRGCYTESPRLVGELTPEQRDEWLPKFLEDDTFLLGLARSEPEAGTDSHFLYDEPGASIQTYAERVGDEYIINGTKHYISCGGIAKLYFLYARTDRKGPISTSLSCFLVPHDTPGLRIGRFHNKLGRRLLANAELVFENARIPARYLVGKEGEAWGTEGEWGGPQKDWSKTPQGVPPPFGLLGAAANLGTVRAIYEEALDYAKKRVQGGKPIIQHHHVAMKIADMQAKLEAARALLWKGAWSYQTKHDYNPKIGMLVKAFVDQIGVEFVNHACGIFGGYGTTDDDVPFSKHLRDVYSFLHGFATTDMALLNAAPVD; encoded by the coding sequence ATGGTTGATTTTTATCTAACCGAAGAACAACAGATGATCCGCGACATGGTGCGGGATTTCGCCGAGAACGAGGTGAAGCCCGTGGCCATGGAGTACGACCGGCGGCCGAACCCGATTGACTGTGTCCCGTGGGACCTGATCAAGAAGGCTTCGCAGCTTGGTCTTCGTACTCTTGCCATCCCTGAGAAGTGGGGAGGCGGAGGCGCGGATTACCTTACTCTCTGCATCGTCCTCGAGGAACTGGGAGTGGCAGACCAGGGCTTTGCCACCATCATCCGCGGCTGCTACACCGAGTCTCCACGACTTGTCGGGGAGCTCACACCTGAACAGCGCGACGAGTGGTTGCCAAAGTTCCTGGAAGACGACACCTTCCTCCTGGGTCTGGCGCGGTCCGAGCCGGAGGCGGGAACCGACTCTCACTTCCTCTACGACGAGCCGGGAGCCTCAATTCAAACCTATGCCGAAAGAGTAGGCGACGAATACATTATTAACGGCACTAAGCATTACATTTCCTGCGGCGGCATCGCCAAGCTTTATTTCCTGTATGCCCGTACCGACAGGAAGGGCCCCATCTCCACCAGCCTGAGCTGCTTCCTCGTGCCGCACGACACCCCAGGGTTGCGGATCGGCCGGTTCCACAACAAGTTGGGTAGGAGGCTGCTTGCCAACGCTGAGCTAGTTTTCGAGAACGCTCGGATTCCGGCCCGCTACCTCGTAGGTAAGGAAGGCGAGGCTTGGGGAACCGAAGGCGAGTGGGGAGGCCCGCAGAAAGACTGGTCCAAGACCCCGCAAGGAGTTCCACCGCCGTTTGGGCTCCTGGGCGCTGCTGCCAACCTGGGCACGGTGAGGGCAATTTATGAAGAGGCTCTGGACTACGCTAAGAAGCGGGTGCAGGGCGGAAAGCCCATCATTCAGCATCACCATGTCGCCATGAAGATCGCCGACATGCAGGCCAAGCTTGAGGCGGCTCGGGCGCTGCTCTGGAAGGGTGCCTGGTCGTACCAGACAAAGCACGACTACAATCCGAAGATCGGAATGCTGGTCAAGGCCTTTGTCGACCAAATCGGCGTGGAGTTTGTCAACCACGCGTGCGGCATCTTCGGCGGATACGGTACAACTGATGACGACGTGCCCTTCAGCAAGCATCTAAGGGACGTCTACAGCTTCCTGCATGGATTTGCAACGACGGACATGGCCTTGCTGAACGCAGCACCAGTCGACTAG
- a CDS encoding LysR family transcriptional regulator produces MDLELFKSFLAVAEARSFSRAARAMHSTQPTLSRQIARLERELGAQLFERYGRHVECTAAGQLLLPLAQAIVARTEEAIALIREQAGATSSSVRFGAVGNVMALLLTPILVSFLEAYPHVSVDLVEKDDAQLEEAVIRGELDCAVITPWGSSRTAAQHLLTEEIVLVVPRNHRLARLPRVPLKMLAGESILLPRTTMNAGNIAADALRRAGVEPRFSYRANYPELIKALVSKGFGVAPMPKMLATADNAEDLVVVPFERPLYRDLTLIYPRDRPLPAAARALMLHIKSAIVQRG; encoded by the coding sequence ATGGACCTGGAGCTGTTCAAATCCTTTCTTGCCGTAGCCGAAGCCCGAAGTTTCAGCCGGGCGGCTCGCGCTATGCACTCCACGCAGCCTACCCTGAGCAGGCAGATAGCGCGACTAGAGCGTGAGCTGGGAGCTCAGCTCTTTGAGCGATACGGACGGCACGTGGAATGCACCGCAGCCGGCCAGCTCTTATTGCCCTTGGCCCAAGCAATCGTCGCCCGAACCGAGGAGGCCATCGCTCTCATACGCGAACAGGCCGGAGCCACATCCAGTTCGGTGCGTTTTGGCGCCGTCGGCAACGTCATGGCACTGCTTCTTACTCCTATTCTAGTTTCGTTCTTGGAAGCCTATCCCCATGTCAGTGTAGACCTCGTGGAAAAGGATGACGCTCAGCTCGAAGAGGCAGTCATTCGTGGGGAACTCGACTGCGCGGTAATAACTCCCTGGGGTTCGTCACGCACTGCTGCGCAGCATCTTCTTACAGAAGAAATAGTGCTTGTGGTGCCGCGAAACCACCGGTTGGCTCGCCTCCCCCGCGTTCCGCTCAAGATGCTTGCTGGAGAATCGATACTTCTCCCGCGTACCACCATGAATGCGGGGAACATTGCAGCCGACGCCCTGCGGCGAGCAGGCGTGGAGCCTCGCTTCTCCTATCGTGCCAATTACCCAGAGCTGATCAAGGCTTTGGTAAGCAAAGGTTTTGGGGTTGCTCCCATGCCAAAAATGCTTGCCACCGCAGATAATGCTGAAGATCTGGTAGTGGTCCCGTTTGAACGTCCTCTCTACCGAGACCTTACTCTTATCTATCCCCGCGACCGGCCCCTCCCGGCAGCGGCCCGCGCCCTAATGCTCCACATAAAGAGCGCCATTGTCCAGCGGGGCTAG
- a CDS encoding electron transfer flavoprotein subunit beta/FixA family protein translates to MNIVVCVKQVIDTEAENRLNPETWRVDRSVNCILNPYDEYAVEEALRLQEAHGGQVTVVCMGPEKAAEAVRKALAMGADSAVLVSDEALAGSDVQGTAYALAEALKGLTFDLLIFGNRSTDGETGCVPAAVAERLGIPFLSCLSKVEVNGNTLSVHRETDQGHVAYECPLPAAISVVKGINEPRYPSIKGIMTAKKKPLDVKNVAALGLDAGQVGAAGAKTKVLTATVPEPRKAGVKIEDDGSGGKRIAEFLAGAKLI, encoded by the coding sequence ATGAACATTGTAGTTTGCGTGAAACAAGTTATCGACACCGAAGCCGAAAACAGGCTCAACCCGGAGACGTGGCGCGTAGACCGCAGCGTCAATTGCATTCTCAACCCCTATGACGAGTATGCAGTGGAAGAAGCGCTAAGGCTTCAAGAGGCGCACGGCGGCCAGGTTACTGTGGTTTGCATGGGACCAGAGAAGGCTGCTGAGGCCGTGCGGAAGGCTCTGGCCATGGGAGCAGACAGCGCCGTGCTGGTGAGCGACGAAGCTTTGGCCGGTTCCGATGTGCAGGGTACCGCGTATGCGCTGGCGGAAGCTCTCAAGGGGCTAACCTTTGATCTCCTGATTTTCGGCAACCGTTCCACCGACGGCGAAACAGGGTGCGTACCTGCAGCTGTGGCCGAGCGACTGGGCATTCCGTTCTTGTCTTGCTTGTCCAAGGTCGAGGTCAACGGGAACACCCTATCTGTCCATCGGGAAACAGACCAAGGCCATGTTGCGTATGAATGCCCGCTGCCGGCTGCCATTTCGGTGGTCAAGGGAATCAATGAGCCTCGGTATCCAAGCATCAAGGGCATCATGACCGCAAAGAAAAAGCCGCTCGACGTCAAGAATGTGGCGGCTCTTGGTCTGGACGCTGGCCAAGTAGGGGCTGCCGGGGCAAAGACCAAGGTCCTGACAGCAACCGTTCCAGAGCCACGCAAGGCTGGGGTCAAGATTGAGGACGACGGTTCAGGCGGCAAGCGCATAGCTGAGTTCTTGGCTGGCGCCAAGCTCATCTAG
- a CDS encoding electron transfer flavoprotein subunit alpha/FixB family protein, which translates to MSNKTGILVVAEPGQGRLANVTLESITQARVLAASLGGPVSVAVISSEAAPLVAQAGRFGADKVYVVESPELSVFRSGTFADAATAAIKAADPAVVLFSNSNDGRDVAAACAARLGVGLLVDVTDLQVKDGTLRAYHPCFGGRMIAEKEATSVPVMVTVRPSAFAREEAPKEPEVVPLAVDFGPTSLAAKIVDVVTESLGEIALEEASVIVAGGRGVGSAEGFGVLRELAKELGAAVAASRAVVDLGWMPHQSQVGQTGKTVSPQLYIACGISGSIQHRAGMQTSKCIVAINKDPEAPIFSIADFGVVGDLFAVVPALTEEIRRRKAGA; encoded by the coding sequence GTGAGCAACAAGACTGGGATCCTGGTTGTAGCTGAGCCCGGCCAAGGCCGGCTGGCTAACGTTACTCTCGAAAGCATTACTCAAGCTCGGGTGCTTGCGGCGTCCCTGGGCGGGCCCGTGAGTGTGGCCGTGATCTCCTCTGAAGCGGCTCCTCTGGTGGCTCAGGCTGGACGGTTTGGGGCAGACAAAGTCTACGTGGTAGAGAGCCCCGAACTTAGCGTATTCCGGTCCGGCACGTTTGCTGATGCTGCCACGGCGGCGATCAAAGCGGCAGACCCGGCGGTGGTGCTCTTTTCTAATTCGAACGATGGTCGGGATGTGGCAGCAGCGTGTGCTGCTCGTCTGGGCGTAGGACTCTTGGTGGACGTCACCGATTTGCAGGTGAAAGACGGGACGCTTCGAGCTTATCATCCGTGCTTTGGTGGGCGGATGATTGCTGAAAAAGAGGCCACTTCCGTTCCCGTCATGGTCACGGTCCGGCCAAGCGCGTTTGCGCGCGAAGAGGCTCCTAAGGAACCCGAGGTTGTCCCGCTTGCTGTTGATTTTGGGCCGACAAGCCTCGCTGCAAAGATAGTGGATGTGGTCACCGAGAGTCTCGGGGAAATTGCCCTCGAGGAGGCTTCGGTCATCGTAGCCGGTGGACGCGGAGTGGGAAGCGCAGAGGGATTTGGCGTCTTGCGCGAATTGGCCAAAGAGCTGGGGGCTGCGGTGGCAGCGAGCCGAGCTGTGGTGGATCTCGGTTGGATGCCTCACCAGAGCCAGGTTGGCCAGACGGGCAAGACCGTTTCGCCGCAGCTTTATATTGCCTGCGGGATTTCCGGGTCCATCCAGCACCGAGCTGGTATGCAGACTTCCAAATGCATCGTGGCCATCAACAAAGACCCCGAGGCGCCCATCTTTTCCATTGCCGACTTTGGCGTGGTGGGAGATCTCTTTGCTGTCGTGCCGGCGCTGACCGAGGAAATTCGTCGTCGCAAAGCGGGAGCCTAA